TGGCGTCCACCTCGAACGCGGACGCAGGTGCCCCGGAGTACCGCAGTTTCATGGAGGGCATACAGGCCACCAATATGCACAAGGATCCCCATGTCACCGCAATCGGGCACTCCTACGGTTCCCTCGTGGTCGGCACAGCGGCGCGTCAGCACGGCGGCATTCCTGGCGCTGACGACATCGTCCTGCTGGGCAGCCCGGGAACCGGGGCCCAGCGGGCCGATGAACTGAATGTCGGCAAGGGTCACGTTTTTTCCGCTTCGGCCGGGAACGATCCGGTTTCCTGGTTGCCCGGGAAGGAAAGTTTCTTGGGTCCGGTGCAGGCGGTGGACAGCTATATGGACGAGCAGCGCTGGTTCGGCCGGGACCCGGTCAGCAGGGAGTTCGGTGCCGTCCGTATAGAGTCCGGGGACGGACCGTTGCCGCTCTATCTTTCGAACGAGGGGCCGACGCCTGCCCACTCAGGATATTTCGATCCCGACAGGAATCCCTCCGCGGCGAACAACATCGCCAAGATCGTCGCCGGCAGGTCAGACATCGTCACGACGGAAGACCCCCGATGAAAAAGATCATCGCTCACCTGGCTGGAATCGCACTGGGCATCGCGGCCACGACCGGCTGCAGCGGAAGCGATGGGAGCGTGAAAGGGAACTCGAAGGTGGACATGCAGGAGGCGGCGGAGAAAGCCGACGCGCTGGTTTACCGGACCTTCCGCGCGGTTAGGCCCCCGCTCGACTGGACACATGACGCCTCGGACCACGGCAGCTGCGGCGGCTCGGACGAATACGGGGACGTCACCCGCCGCGCCATCGTCATGACCAAGGTGTCCGACGAGAGGCGCGGGGCTCTCCTCGGCGTCATCGAGCGGTACTGGAAGAAGTCTGGGCTGAAGATCACCAAGGTCATTCCGGACAAGGAATTCCCCGAGATGTACGCCGAGACCGGCGACGGCCTGCTGCGCACCGGGCTCGTTGTCGGCGGGGAAGGGCAGTTCTTCCTCGACGTGCAGACCGCCTGCGTCCGCACGTCCGAGGTCAAGGCGCCGGCGACTCAGACGCGCGGACGGAGCTACTACGGAAAGGACGTGCCGCGCCCCAACGTGACCGACCCCTTCTGGTCCTCCCGTAAACCGATCAGCCACTGAGCCTGGTCGGATGATGCCCTTCTCAGCCGCCTTGCAGGAGGCAGCCTGTGTCGGGCTCAGCTAGTGCTAGATGCGATCGTCAGGCGGGAGCCAGGCCGAAATCGAAGATCTTCGGTGCCGACATCGAGCCGATCCCACCTAGAAGCTTCGGCGGCTCGGCTTCGGCCCCCTCCTGCGGCCGCCTGCGCCACTCCCTGACAGCCAGGAAGAAGAGCAGCCCGAGATGCACTTGCACAATGCCGGTGACGAGCGCGATGAGTACGGGCCGGGTGAGGGAGAGTGTTGTGGGGCCGGGCTCGGGAGCGGCGGCGACTCGCTGGTCGAGGGCGCCGTTGCGCACCTGCAGGACATGGGTGGTGCCTGCGTCGGTGACGACCCAGGAGTCGCGTGGCTCATCGACGCGGAGCCGATGCCGGCGAAGACCTGCTCGACGGTCGGCGCCGCCCCAGGACTCTGGCTGCCCTGACCCCGCGGACACGACCTGGCCCCGCCCGCCTTGTGAGACGCCAGGGGGAAGACACGGCTCCGCCGACGGTCCTGGGGGGGGTGGACCGCCGGCGGAGACACCGCGACCCCGGGGCGGGGGGACGGCCCCGGGTGCCTCACCGGTCGATTGCCCCTGATTCAACGACGTACACCTGACGAGTTTCGACGGGTGCCGGACCGGGTTCCCGCCCCACCGCAGGCGCCCCCGGACGCCGGGACGTGCGGGGGCCGCGCGCGTGCCCCCGGCGACGGGACTAAGCTCGGCGGATGGCGAAGTACTTCGACGTGCACCCCGAGAACCCCCAGCCGCGCAGCATCGGACAGGTCGCCGACGCGGTACGGGAGGGTGCGCTCATCGCATACCCGACCGACTCCTGCTACGCGCTGGGCTGCCGGCTGGGCAGCCGGGACGGCATGGACCGGATCCGCTCGATCCGCCGGCTCGACGACCGGCACCACTTCACGCTGATGTGCCGGGACTTCGCGCAGCTCGGGCAGTTCGTGCACGTCGACAACGACGTGTTCCGGGCCGTGAAGGCGTCGACCCCCGGCAGTTACACCTTCATCCTCCCCGCCACCCGCGAGGTGCCGCGCAAGCTGCTGCACCCCAAGAAGAAGACCGTGGGGGTGCGCATCCCGGACCACGTGGTCACCCAGGCCCTGCTGGCCGAGCTGGGCGAGCCGCTGCTGTCCAGCACGCTGCTGCTGCCGGACGAGGAGGAGCCGTTGACCCAGGGCTGGGAGATCAAGGACCGGCTCGACCACGTGGTGGACGCGGTGGTCGACTCCGGCGACTGCGGCACCGAGCCGACCACGGTGGTCGACTTCTCCGGCGGTGAGGTCGAGATCGTGCGGCGCGGCGCCGGGGACACCAGCCGCTTCGAGTGAGGGTGGGCGCAGGGGGCCGGAGCGGGCCGCCGCCGCGCGGTGGATCTTGCGTGGCAGCATGGGCGGTCCCCCCGGTGCCGGGCGGCCCGCTCCGCACGGCCCGCATTCCTCCGAGGAGGGCCTTCTCCCCATGACCGACGTACAGGGAACGGCAGTCGACGTCCCGGCGGCCGACGGCGTCGCCGACGCCTATCTCGCCCACCCGGCCGACGGGAGCCCCCGTCCGGCCGTGCTCTTCTACCAGGACGCCTACGGCCTGCGCCCGTATCTGCGGTCGATGGCCGACCGGCTGGCCGGCGCCGGCTACACCGTCCTGGTGCCGAACGTGTTCTACCGGCTCGGCCGGGCCCCGGTGACCGAGCTGCCCGAGTTCATCGACCCGGGCGCCGACCCGACCATCTGGGAGCGGCTCGGCCCGATCGTGGCGTCCCTCACGCCTGACCTGATCGAGCGGGACGCGGACTTCTATCTGCGCTGGCTGGCGGACAGTCCGCTGACCGTGGACGGGCCGGTGGCGATCACCGGCTACTGCATGGGCGCCCGGCTCGCGGTGTGGACGGCGGCCGCGCATCCCGGCCGGGTCGCCGCGGCGGCCGGGTTCCACGGCGGGCGGCTGGCCACCGACGACCCGAAGAGCCCGCACCGGGTGGTCGGCTCCATCACCGCCGAGCTGTACTTCGGGCACGCCGGCGACGACGCCTCGCTGCCCGAGGAGCAGGTCCGGCGCCTGGAGGAGGCCCTCACCGAGGCCGGCGTCCGGCACCGGTGCGAGGTCTACGAGCACGCGAAGCACGGCTACACCCAGGCGGACACCCCCGCCTACGACCGCGCGGCCGACGAGCGGCACTGGGCGGCCCTGCTCGACCTGCTCGCGCGCACCTTCTGACACACCGCCCGGCGCCCCCGTCGACGGGCCGTCCGACAGGCGTTCCGACACGTGTCCGGGCGCCCTCCGCACGGCGGGCGCCCGGTGGATCGTGTCCAACGTATTGACATGCACGCGGCCCGATATGACTCTGAGAGCGCTCTCAAACAGGTACGGACCAATTTCCGTACAACCCCGACCCCACACGGAGGTGGAGAGTGCTCCCCAGCATCACCCGCCCGGCGCTGCCCCTCACGGCCGCGGCGGTCCTGGCCGGCGGCCTCGTCGCGCTGGCCACGCCCGACCGCGCCGGAGCCGCCGTACCGGACACCATCCCTCTGAAGATCACCAACAACTCGGGCCGCTCCGAACCGGTGTACGTCTACGACCTCGGCACCCAGCTGTCCTCGGGACGGCAGGGCTGGGCCGACGCGAACGGCACCTTCCACGTCTGGCCGGCGGGCGGCAACCCGCCGACCCCGGCACCCGACGCGGCGATCGCCGGCCCCGCCGCGGGACAGTCGAAGACGATCCGGATACCGAAGTTCTCCGGCCGGATCTACTTCTCCTACGGCCAGAAGCTCGACTTCCGGCTGACCACGGGCGGGCTGGTGCAGCCGGCCGTGCAGAACCCGTCCGACCCCAACCGCGACATCCTGTTCAACTGGTCGGAGTACACGCTGGGCGACGCCGGGCTGTGGCTCAACAGCACCCAGGTGGACATGTTCTCGGCGCCCTACGCGGTCGGCGTGCAGCGGTCCGACGGCAGCGTGAGCACCACCGGGCACCTGAAGGCGGGTGGCTACACCGGGTTCTTCAACGCGCTGCGCGGGCAGCCGGGCGGCTGGGCCAACCTGATCCAGACCCGTTCCGACGGCACCGTGCTGCGGGCCCTCTCCCCGCTCTACGGCGTGGAGACCGGGGCGCTGCCGGCGAACGTCATGGACGACTACGTCAACCGGGTCTGGCAGAAGTACGCGACGTCCACCCTGACGGTCACGCCGTTCACCGACCAGCCGAACACCAAGTACTTCGGACGGGTCTCGGGCAACGTCATGAACTTCACCAACTCCTCCGGCGCGGTGGTCACGAGCTTCCAGAAGCCGGACGCGGACAGCGTGTTCGGCTGCCACAAGCTGCTGGACGCGCCCAACGACAACGTCCGCGGGCCCATCTCCCGCACGCTGTGCGCCGGTTTCAACCGCTCGACGCTGCTGACCAACCCCAACCAGCCGGACACCTCGGCGGCGAACTTCTACCAGGACGCCGTGACCAACCAGTACGCGCGGAAGATCCACGCGCAGATGGCCGACGGCAAGGCGTACGCGTTCGCCTTCGACGACGTCGGCAACCAGGAGTCGCTGGTGAACGACGGGAGTCCGCAGCAGGCCTACCTGACGCTGGATCCGCTGAACTGAGCGGAGCCGGAGCGAGCGGACATGGCGACGGTCCCGCACCCCGGACTCGGGGTGCGGGACCGCGGTGTGTCACATCAGCCGGTCGTCAGGGCGGTGTCGTCCACGACGAAGCTGGTCTGGAGCGAGGAGTCCTCGACGCCGTTGAACTTCAGCGTGACGGTCGAGCCCGCCAGGGAGGACAGGTCGAAGGACTTCTGGCTGTAGCCCGAGGCCTTGTTCAGGTTCGAGTAGGTGGCCAGCGTCTTCGAACCGGCGGTCACCGTCAGCGTGTCGTACGCGGTGCCGGCGGTGGTCTCCGCGGTGTCGATGTGCAGGTAGAAGGTCAGGGTCGCCTTGCAGCCCGCGGGGATCGTCACCGACTGGGACAGGGTGTCGGTGTGCGAGGAGCCGTAGCCGTCCATCCATGCCTTGTAGGACCCGCCGTGGGCGGCCTCACCGGTGTCGTTGGTGATGACACCGCTGGTCGCGCTCCAGCCGGTGCTGCCCGACTCGAAGCCCGGGTTGCTGAGCAGCTGGGTCGACGTGCACCCGCCGCCGGTGGTGCTGACCGTCCAGCTGAAGGTCGCGGTGCCGGTGGCGCCGGTGGAGTCGGTGACGGTCACCGTGGTGCTGGAGGTGCCGGCCGTGGTGGGCGTGCCGGAGATCAGGCCGGTCGAGCTGTTGATCGACAGGCCGGCCGGCAGACCGGTGGCGCTGTAGGTGAGCGCGCCGCTGTTGGTGCTGCTCGCCTGGACCTGGAGGCTGACCGAGGTCCCCACGGTGGAGGACTGGTTGCCCGGGTTGGTGACCGTCACGCCGTTGCCCGGCGGGGTGACGTGGCTGCCGACGTTGATGCCGGCGAACGCGTTGGCCACTCCGGCGTACTGGGTGGAGTTGGCTCCGTAGAGCGCGGTGGCCGCGTTCAGGGCCGCGGTGCGGGCGGCGGCGTAGTTGGTGCTGGACGTCATGTACGTCGTCAGCGCCTTGTACCAGATCTGCAGCGCGGCGGCCCGGCCGATGCCGGTGACGGCGACGCCGTCCGAGGTCGGGCTGTTGTAGGTCACCCCGTTGATGACCTTGGTGCCGCTGCCCTCGGAGAGCAGGTAGAACATGTGGTTGGCGGGACCCGAGGAGTAGTGGACGTCCAGGTTGCCGACGCCGGAGTACCAGCTGTCGGCGGAGCCGCCGTCCTTGCTGGGCTTGTCCATGTAGCGCAGCGGGGTGCCGTTGCCGTTGATGTCGATCTTCTCGCCGATGAGGTAGTCACCGGGGTCCGAGCTGTTGTTGGCGTAGAACTCCACGCCGGTGCCGAAGATGTCCGAGGTGGCCTCGTTCAGGCCGCCGGACTCGCCGCTGTAGTCGAGGCCCGCGGTGTTGGCGGTGACACCGTGGCTCATCTCGTGGCCGGCCACGTCGAGCGACGTGAGCGGGTCGGCGTTGGCGGAGCCGTCGCCGTAGGTCATGCAGAAGCAGCTGTCGTCCCAGAACGCGTTCACGTAGGCGTTGCCGTAGTGGACGCGGGAGTAGGCGCCGACACCGTCGTTCTTGATGCCGCTGCGGCCGAAGGTGTTCTTGTAGAAGTCCCAGGTCTCCTGGGCGCCGTAGGCGGCGTCCGCACCCGCGGTGGCCGCGTTGGACGTGGTCCCGTTGCCCCAGGTGTCGCTGGTCTGCGAGAACAGCGTGCCGGTGCCCGAGGTGGCGCGGTTCAGGTTGTACGTCTTGTGACCGCCGCGCGTGCCGTCGGTCAGCGTGTACGTCGAGCCCGACTGGGTCGTGGTCAGCGTGACCTGGCCGCTGTACTGGGTGTTGCCGACACCGGTCTCGATCGCCTGGTAGCGGTACAGCTCCTTGCCGGTGGTGGCGTCCGTGACGACGTGCAGGCGGCTGGGCGTGCCGTCGTCCTGGAAGCCGCCGATCACCGTCTCCCACGCGAGCTTCGGGGTCCCGCTGCCGGCCCAGATCACCTTGCGGGCGCTGTCGGTGGTGGCCTTGCTCCCGGCGAGCGCCTTGGCGGACTTGAGCGCCTTGGTCTCGGCGGCGGCCTTGGTGTACGTCGCGGTGGTGGAGCGGACCTTGATCGTGTGCTTGTTGTTGAAGGTCGTGCTCACGGTGCCGGCGGCCAGGGAGGCCGGCGGGGTGTGCACGACCAGGTCGCCACCGAGGACGGGCAGCCCCGCGTAGGTGCGCTCGTAACGGGTGTGCAGGGTGCCGTCGTTGTCCTTGACGACGTCCCTGACGACCAGCTTCTCCTTGGCGCCGAGCCCGAGGGTGCGGGCGGTCGCCGCGGTGCGCGACTGGGCGCTCTTGACCAGCGCCGCGCGCTGGGCGGGCGTGAGCTTGGCCTCGAGGCCGCCACTGCGGACCGGGCTGGGGTGGGGGCCTGCGGGCTTGGCCGTCGCCGGGGCCGCCTGAACGCCGACGGCGAGGAAGGCCGCGGTGGAGACCAGTGCGGCTCCGACCATGGCGCGTCTGTGGGGAAGACGTCTCACTCGTACTCCTCCTGCTGCGGCCGCCGGGTCGCGGCCGATGACAGACCCGGGCAGACGGGTGTGCTGTCCGGGACGAGCTGAGCTGTGCGCGGGGACCGTGATCCGTGTGCACATGGGGAGGTGCTGTGTAGCGGGGGGAGGATTTCAGCTTTGTCCCGCACATGTCAGCGAGTGGACGGGCATTCGAGGGTTTTCCCTATGCCCCCTCGCAAACCGTGCCACCGCACCGCCCACGGCCGCCCCCGGTTCCGCACGGCCCAGAGGAGAACGGCCGGGAACCGCTCAACTCCGTGACTGTGCCGACGTGTTCCGAGACCGATCCGCAACATGGCTTGTCGTGCCGCCCATTGGGCCCCGGACCGGGCGGTTGTTACCGTGCACCGCGTGTCTGAATCGTCACGCGATACCGCCCGGGGTGCCGGCTGGGGCAGCTCCCGGCGCGGCGTCTACCGGCAGTTGATGCCCGACCACGTCGAGAAGCTGTCGTGGCTCAACCCCAGGATCCTGTGGGCCGCCCGCAACGGTGTGCTGGCGTCGTGGTTCGGCGACCCGACCGGCCGTACCCGAAGCCGCTGGGTGGCGCGCCGGGCCGAGGCGGGGGCGCCCGCCGACAAGGTGATCCGGCGGGAGGTGCCCGACCGGTTCTCCTTCATGCTCCTCGGGGACACGGGCGAGGGCGGCGAGTCCCAGTACGCCGTCGTGCCGGGCTTCCTGAAAGTCGGTCAGGGCACGGAGTTCGCGGTGATCGCGAGCGACGTCATCTATCCGGTGGGCCACGCGGACGACTACGGCGACAAGTTCTTCCGGCCGTACCGGGACTACCCGGCACCGGTCTACGCGATACCCGGCAACCACGACTGGTACGAGGACCTCGGCGCGTTCATGCGCATCTTCTGCGCCGACCCCGCGCCGCTCGGCTCGGAGCCCGCGCCCCGCCCACTCACCCGGGCCTGGTGGCGCACCCTGCTCTGGCACCGGCCGCGCCCTCAGGACGAGGAACGGCTGGAGCAGGCACGGCGGTTGCGGTCCGCGCCGGGGCAGCGGGCCGTGCAGCCGGGCCCCTACTGGGCCATCGACGCCGGACCGGTGCGGATCGTCGGCATCGACACCGGGCTGCTCGGCACGATCGACGCCGAACAGGGCGCGTGGCTGCGCGAGGTCTCCCGGGGCCCCCGGCCGAAGATCCTGGTCACCGGCTCCCCGTTGTACGTGGACGGCGAGCACCACCCCTGCCCCGTCGAGGGGGGCGGCACGGTCGACGACATCGTGCGCGATCCGGACCACCACTACGTGGCCGCGATCGGCGGGGACATCCACAACTACCAGCGCTACCCGGTCGACGTGGACGGGCGCACCGTCCAGTACGTGGTGGCGGGCGGCGGCGGCGCGTTCATGCACGCCACGCACACCATCCCGCGGGTCTCGGTCGCAGGCGTCACCGAACGGGAGTTCCGCTGCTATCCGCTGCGCGGCGACTCGCTGGCCTTCTACAGCCGCCTGTACGGCCGCCGCTCCCGGCTGCGCCGCTTCTTCACCCTCACCGAGTCCGAGGCGACGGCCGTCGTCGCCGAACGGCTCGGCACCGAGCCCGGCAGGGCGCCCGGCCCGGACGCGCGGGTCACCCGGCGCACCCGTCTCGTCGCGAGCCTGCTGGGGGCCGGCGGCCGGCCGGACCGCACCTCCCGGTTCCGGCTGCCGGTGCGCAAGATCTACACCCAGCTGTTCTCTCCCGGCTCGGCCACCTACAGCCCGCCGTTCTTCAAGTCCTTCCTGCGCCTCGACATCACCCCGGAGGCGGTGGGGCTGCGGTGCTTCGCGGCCACCGGCAACCGGGAGCAGGAGATCGACCCGCCGGTGGAGGACGAGGTCACCATCCCGCTGAACTGATCACACGGTTGTCACATCCGGCTGCGAGAATCGGGGACGGAGCCGCCGGAACGTGCGGAGCCGCCGTACGACCGCCGGAGGAGCCCGTGCCGTCCATTCCCCGCCCGCTGCGCAGGCTGGGCTTCCTCACCATCGGCCTGTTCGACGGTGCCGACCCGGGCCCGGGTCACGCGTCCACGCTGGAGATCATCGAGCTGGGCGAGCGGCTGGGGTTCGACAGCGCGTGGGTGCGCGACCGGCACCTCCAGTACGGCATCTCGTCCCCGGTCGCCGTGCTGGCGGCCGCCTCCCAGCGCACCCGGCGGATCGAGCTGGGCACAGCGGTGATCCCGCTGGGCTGGGAGAACCCGCTGCGGCTCGCCGAGGACCTGGCGACCGTGGACATCCTGTCCGGTGGCCGGCTGAACCCGGGCGTCAGCGTGGGCCCGCCGATGCACTTCGAGGACGTGCGTCAGGCCCTCTACCCGGACACGGCGGACCGCGAGGACTTCGGCCCCGAACGGCTGCGGCGGCTGCTGGACCTGGTGCGCGGCAGGCCGGCCACCGCCTTCAGCGGGACGGAGGGCTTCGAGGTGTTCTCTGACGTGGTCCAGCCGCACTCCCCCGGTCTCGGCGGCCGGCTGTGGTACGGCGGCGGCAGCCTGGGGTCGGCGCGCCGGGCCGGCGAGTACGGCATGAACCTGCTGACCAGCAGCGTGGTGAAGGCCGAGGGCCCGCAGGACGCCGCGGGGCCGCCGGACTTCGCGGAGATCCAGCTCGCCCACATCCGCGCCTTCCGCGCCCACCACCCCGACCGCGAGGCGGCCCGCGTCTCCCAGGGCCTGGTGGTGATACCCACCGACTCCGCGAGCCCGGCGCAGCGGGCCAGGTACGAGCGGTACGCGGCCGAGCGCCTGCCCCGCACCGCCTCCCCGCAGGGCCCGGGGCGGCTGCTGTTCGCCCCCGACCTGGTCGGCACCTCCGACGAGCTCGCCGAGCGGCTGCACGCGCACGCCGCGTTCCGCGAGGTCGACGAGGTCGCGTTCGCCCTGCCGTTCTCGTTCGCGCACGAGGACTACGTGCAGATCCTGACGGACATGGCGACGAAGCTGGGCCCGGCGCTGGGGTGGCGCCCGGCCGGCTGACACACCGGCGGGCCGCCTCGGTACCGGCGACCGGCTCGGGCGGCCTGCCGTCCACTGGAGCCCGGCGGCGTCCGCCTCTGTGACAGCCGGCCACCATCCACCTGGACCCCGGCGACGGCGCCCGCCTCCGCGGATCGCGCACCGGGTGATGCGCCCGGTGTGCCCGGCCACACGAAGCAGCTTCCGGCCCCGCTGCCCGACGGCGCCTGAGCACGTCGGCGGCTGGATCCGCCGGCGCCCGAGCCAGGCGACTCATGAGCCCGGCGGACGCCCGGCGGTGCGCTACCCCTCCTCGACGTGCTCCTGCCGCCTGCCGCCCGGCCGGGAGGCACTGAGGCTGCCGAGGATGTCCAGGAGTTCGGCGTCGCGGCTGCCGGGCCGGGCGTGGAACACGACCAGCGTCAGGCCCTCGGCACCCTCGACGGCGAGCTTGTTGGACTCCAGGTCCAGGTCCCCGACCTGCGGATGGCTGAGGTGGCTGGTACGCGCCCGCCGGGGGCGCACGTCGTGCCGGGCCCACAGGGTCCGGAAGCGGTCGCTGCGCAGGGACAGGTCGCCGACCAGGTCCCGCAGCCGCGCGTCGTCCGGGTCGGGCCCGGCGTGGGCGCGGAGGGCGGCCACGCCCTCCTCGGTGAGGTCGTCCCAGTCCCGGCGCAGGGCCCGCTCGGCCGGGTCGAGGAAGACGGCGCGCAGCAGGTTGACGCCGGGCCGGTAGTTCGGGGTGAGGGCGCCGGCGAGGGAGTTGGCGGCCAGGCAGTCGGTGTAGCGGTTCTGGATGTAGGCGGGGTTGCGCGGCCAGCCGTCGATCAGCCCCAGCAGGCTCTCCGGCACCCGCTCCGGCCGCCCGCCGGACCGCGCGCGGGACCCGGCCGGTGCCGTCGCGGGCCGGTCCTGGGCCAGTCCGAGGAGGTAGGAGGTGGCCTCGGGGTCGAGCCGGAGCACCCGGGCGAGGGACCGCAGGACCTGCGCGGACGGGTTGCGGTCGCGGCCCTGCTCCAGGCGCAGGTAGTAGTCGGAGCTGATGCCGGAGAGCATCGCGACCTCCTCGCGGCGCAGCCCCGGCACCCGGCGCAGTCCGGAGCCGGGCAGTCCCACGTCCTCGGGCCTGACCCGCGCCCGGCGGGCGCGCAGGAACTCGCCGAGCGCGTTCGTACCGTCCATGACACCACCGTACGGCCGTCGCGGTGGCCGTGACTGGCCCTGCCGGTCCCAGGAACGCGGGGGCACTGCCGCCGGGCGGCCGTCCGGCGCACGGTGGAGGGCGAGGACGGGTCACCGGGGAACGGGTGGCCCGGCACACGCGAGAGGTACGTGAGGTACGGCATGACTGCACAGCTCGGCGGCACCTTCACCCCGGCCGGCGGACCGGCCCTGACGCGGATGGGCTACGGCGCCATGCAACTGGCCGGTCCGCACGTGTTCGGGCCGCCCGCGGACCGGGCGCGCGCCGTGGCGGTGCTCCGCGCGGCGGTGGAGGCGGGCGTCGACCACGTCGACACCGCCGACTTCTACGGGCCGGTGGTGGTCAACGAGATCATCAGGGAGGCCCTGCACCCCTACCCGGACGGGCTGCACATCGTGACCAAGGTCGGGGCGCGGCGGGGCGCCGACGGCGGCTGGATCGTGTCCCGGCACCCGCACGACCTGCGGGCACAGGTCCACGACAACCTGCGGAGCCTGGGCGTGGAGGCGCTGGACGTGGTCAATCTGCGGCTCGGCGACATGGACACCCCGAACGAGGACTCCGTGGCCGAGCAGTTCGGGGCGCTGGCGGACCTGCGGCGCCAGGGCCTGATCCGGCATCTGGGGCTCAGCGCCGCGTCCGCGGCACAGTTGGACGAGGCACGGGCGATCGCTCCGGTGGTCACCGTGCAGAACCTGTACAACCTGGCCCACCGGGAGGACGACGACCTGGTCGCGCGCACGGCCGCCGAGGGCATCGCCTTCGTGCCGTACTTCCCGCTCGGCGGCTTCAGCCCGCTGCAGTCGCGGACGCTGTCCGAGGTCGCCGCCCGGCTGGGCGCGTCGCCGCAGCAGGTGGCCCTGGCCTGGCTGCTGCGCCGGTCGCCGAACATCGTGCTGATCCCGGGCA
Above is a genomic segment from Streptomyces collinus Tu 365 containing:
- a CDS encoding L-threonylcarbamoyladenylate synthase; translation: MAKYFDVHPENPQPRSIGQVADAVREGALIAYPTDSCYALGCRLGSRDGMDRIRSIRRLDDRHHFTLMCRDFAQLGQFVHVDNDVFRAVKASTPGSYTFILPATREVPRKLLHPKKKTVGVRIPDHVVTQALLAELGEPLLSSTLLLPDEEEPLTQGWEIKDRLDHVVDAVVDSGDCGTEPTTVVDFSGGEVEIVRRGAGDTSRFE
- a CDS encoding dienelactone hydrolase family protein; this encodes MTDVQGTAVDVPAADGVADAYLAHPADGSPRPAVLFYQDAYGLRPYLRSMADRLAGAGYTVLVPNVFYRLGRAPVTELPEFIDPGADPTIWERLGPIVASLTPDLIERDADFYLRWLADSPLTVDGPVAITGYCMGARLAVWTAAAHPGRVAAAAGFHGGRLATDDPKSPHRVVGSITAELYFGHAGDDASLPEEQVRRLEEALTEAGVRHRCEVYEHAKHGYTQADTPAYDRAADERHWAALLDLLARTF
- a CDS encoding glycoside hydrolase family 64 protein; its protein translation is MLPSITRPALPLTAAAVLAGGLVALATPDRAGAAVPDTIPLKITNNSGRSEPVYVYDLGTQLSSGRQGWADANGTFHVWPAGGNPPTPAPDAAIAGPAAGQSKTIRIPKFSGRIYFSYGQKLDFRLTTGGLVQPAVQNPSDPNRDILFNWSEYTLGDAGLWLNSTQVDMFSAPYAVGVQRSDGSVSTTGHLKAGGYTGFFNALRGQPGGWANLIQTRSDGTVLRALSPLYGVETGALPANVMDDYVNRVWQKYATSTLTVTPFTDQPNTKYFGRVSGNVMNFTNSSGAVVTSFQKPDADSVFGCHKLLDAPNDNVRGPISRTLCAGFNRSTLLTNPNQPDTSAANFYQDAVTNQYARKIHAQMADGKAYAFAFDDVGNQESLVNDGSPQQAYLTLDPLN
- a CDS encoding M4 family metallopeptidase; the protein is MVGAALVSTAAFLAVGVQAAPATAKPAGPHPSPVRSGGLEAKLTPAQRAALVKSAQSRTAATARTLGLGAKEKLVVRDVVKDNDGTLHTRYERTYAGLPVLGGDLVVHTPPASLAAGTVSTTFNNKHTIKVRSTTATYTKAAAETKALKSAKALAGSKATTDSARKVIWAGSGTPKLAWETVIGGFQDDGTPSRLHVVTDATTGKELYRYQAIETGVGNTQYSGQVTLTTTQSGSTYTLTDGTRGGHKTYNLNRATSGTGTLFSQTSDTWGNGTTSNAATAGADAAYGAQETWDFYKNTFGRSGIKNDGVGAYSRVHYGNAYVNAFWDDSCFCMTYGDGSANADPLTSLDVAGHEMSHGVTANTAGLDYSGESGGLNEATSDIFGTGVEFYANNSSDPGDYLIGEKIDINGNGTPLRYMDKPSKDGGSADSWYSGVGNLDVHYSSGPANHMFYLLSEGSGTKVINGVTYNSPTSDGVAVTGIGRAAALQIWYKALTTYMTSSTNYAAARTAALNAATALYGANSTQYAGVANAFAGINVGSHVTPPGNGVTVTNPGNQSSTVGTSVSLQVQASSTNSGALTYSATGLPAGLSINSSTGLISGTPTTAGTSSTTVTVTDSTGATGTATFSWTVSTTGGGCTSTQLLSNPGFESGSTGWSATSGVITNDTGEAAHGGSYKAWMDGYGSSHTDTLSQSVTIPAGCKATLTFYLHIDTAETTAGTAYDTLTVTAGSKTLATYSNLNKASGYSQKSFDLSSLAGSTVTLKFNGVEDSSLQTSFVVDDTALTTG
- a CDS encoding metallophosphoesterase family protein, with the protein product MSESSRDTARGAGWGSSRRGVYRQLMPDHVEKLSWLNPRILWAARNGVLASWFGDPTGRTRSRWVARRAEAGAPADKVIRREVPDRFSFMLLGDTGEGGESQYAVVPGFLKVGQGTEFAVIASDVIYPVGHADDYGDKFFRPYRDYPAPVYAIPGNHDWYEDLGAFMRIFCADPAPLGSEPAPRPLTRAWWRTLLWHRPRPQDEERLEQARRLRSAPGQRAVQPGPYWAIDAGPVRIVGIDTGLLGTIDAEQGAWLREVSRGPRPKILVTGSPLYVDGEHHPCPVEGGGTVDDIVRDPDHHYVAAIGGDIHNYQRYPVDVDGRTVQYVVAGGGGAFMHATHTIPRVSVAGVTEREFRCYPLRGDSLAFYSRLYGRRSRLRRFFTLTESEATAVVAERLGTEPGRAPGPDARVTRRTRLVASLLGAGGRPDRTSRFRLPVRKIYTQLFSPGSATYSPPFFKSFLRLDITPEAVGLRCFAATGNREQEIDPPVEDEVTIPLN
- a CDS encoding LLM class flavin-dependent oxidoreductase, whose amino-acid sequence is MPSIPRPLRRLGFLTIGLFDGADPGPGHASTLEIIELGERLGFDSAWVRDRHLQYGISSPVAVLAAASQRTRRIELGTAVIPLGWENPLRLAEDLATVDILSGGRLNPGVSVGPPMHFEDVRQALYPDTADREDFGPERLRRLLDLVRGRPATAFSGTEGFEVFSDVVQPHSPGLGGRLWYGGGSLGSARRAGEYGMNLLTSSVVKAEGPQDAAGPPDFAEIQLAHIRAFRAHHPDREAARVSQGLVVIPTDSASPAQRARYERYAAERLPRTASPQGPGRLLFAPDLVGTSDELAERLHAHAAFREVDEVAFALPFSFAHEDYVQILTDMATKLGPALGWRPAG
- a CDS encoding helix-turn-helix domain-containing protein, with the protein product MDGTNALGEFLRARRARVRPEDVGLPGSGLRRVPGLRREEVAMLSGISSDYYLRLEQGRDRNPSAQVLRSLARVLRLDPEATSYLLGLAQDRPATAPAGSRARSGGRPERVPESLLGLIDGWPRNPAYIQNRYTDCLAANSLAGALTPNYRPGVNLLRAVFLDPAERALRRDWDDLTEEGVAALRAHAGPDPDDARLRDLVGDLSLRSDRFRTLWARHDVRPRRARTSHLSHPQVGDLDLESNKLAVEGAEGLTLVVFHARPGSRDAELLDILGSLSASRPGGRRQEHVEEG
- a CDS encoding oxidoreductase yields the protein MTAQLGGTFTPAGGPALTRMGYGAMQLAGPHVFGPPADRARAVAVLRAAVEAGVDHVDTADFYGPVVVNEIIREALHPYPDGLHIVTKVGARRGADGGWIVSRHPHDLRAQVHDNLRSLGVEALDVVNLRLGDMDTPNEDSVAEQFGALADLRRQGLIRHLGLSAASAAQLDEARAIAPVVTVQNLYNLAHREDDDLVARTAAEGIAFVPYFPLGGFSPLQSRTLSEVAARLGASPQQVALAWLLRRSPNIVLIPGTSSPAHLRENIAAAALDLPADAVAALDAIGG